The sequence CTGCTCGAACAGTGGATGGGTGACTCGTTCAGCGCGCTCGCGCTCAAGGTCGATAAACGCCTGTCTGATGCGCTCGAAGTGTGGCAGGACGGACTCGCCCTCCCATGTGCGGGCAGCGTGAGCGGACTCCCCGTAGATCTGCAGGCGCTTCATCAGGCTCCCCTCGGCGGCGACGACGAGGTCGAGTTCGGACGGTTCGGCGATGAGCACGGCGTCGCGGTCGAACGGATACGGATTCGACGCTGCGGCCGTAGCGGCGCCGATCCCGCCCTCTTCCTCGCCGACAACACTTTCGACGACGATTCGACCATCAACGTCGTGACGCGCCTCTTCGACGGCAAGCGCGGCGAACACGCAAGCTGCGAGACCGCTCTTCATGTCGACTGCACCGCGACCGTACAGTCGACCGTTCTCCCAGCGCGGTTCAAACGGGTCACCGGACCAGTCCGATTCGGTGACGGGGACGACGTCGGCGTGGCCGTTCAAGACGACCGTCGGTCCGTTCTCCGGGTCGCCGAGTTCCAGCACGCCGGCGACGCTCGGACGCCCCTCCAACTCCAGCGTCTCCGCGTCCGGAAAGGACGGGTGTGACTCGATAAGCTCCGCGTCGGGTTCCCAGGTGTATGTCTCGAAGCCGAGGTCCGACAGCCGGTCGCGAAGCCAAGTCTGGACGGCGCGTTCCTCGCCGGGATAGCTCGAATACGACACCAGCGTCTCGGCCAGTTCCCGAAACTGTTCTCGTCGTACTTCCATGGTCATGGATAGCGATAACGTGACCATAATAGTTCTGATGATCGGAGCGAACCGCGGTCCAACGAATCGCCGTTTGATAATCGAAAAGACGATTCGAAGTACGATCTAGCAACACAACTTCCCACTGCCCGGAAATCGACCGCTTCGATCGTTTGCGAAATCGGGTCGATTCTCATAAGGCGGCCGAACTTTCAAAGCCGTCGCCCCGTCACCGAGCCGGCCAGCGACGGACTGTCACGCTATTTCACAGCCGATCATGGGATGTGACTGTAATCAACTCTCCCGAGGGGTTTGTTTCCTGACTATTGGTTTGGATATATAGACGTGATAGCGATTCGCT comes from Natronococcus occultus SP4 and encodes:
- a CDS encoding ArgE/DapE family deacylase; its protein translation is MEVRREQFRELAETLVSYSSYPGEERAVQTWLRDRLSDLGFETYTWEPDAELIESHPSFPDAETLELEGRPSVAGVLELGDPENGPTVVLNGHADVVPVTESDWSGDPFEPRWENGRLYGRGAVDMKSGLAACVFAALAVEEARHDVDGRIVVESVVGEEEGGIGAATAAASNPYPFDRDAVLIAEPSELDLVVAAEGSLMKRLQIYGESAHAARTWEGESVLPHFERIRQAFIDLERERAERVTHPLFEQFENPWPVNFGTVDAGAWASSVPASLTAEIRIGVAPHETIAEVEAEYQQRLDEVVAESGWLSAHPPDFERFSVQFEGSEVNRKESIVQSLAQVLRDNGIEPAYEGFTGGTDARHYLEADIPTIVCGPGSPDVAHKPDEFIEWEEAIEGAEIIADTVETYLRTQ